In Halarcobacter bivalviorum, a genomic segment contains:
- a CDS encoding class II 3-deoxy-7-phosphoheptulonate synthase: MMKAWNPNSWRDFPIKQQPTYNDLDKLKKVETELASYPPLIFAEEARNLKAQLADVVNGKSFLLQGGDCAESFTSFNANNIKDLFKVMMQMAVVLTFSGGCPVVKVGRVAGQFAKPRSADFEEINGIALPSYRGDIVNNIDFTEKDRIPKAKKLLKAYNQSAATLNLLRAFARGGMADLSKVHSWNLDFVKDNRLGEMYEQLANKISETLDFMQACGITAGNTAQLRETVLYTSHEALLLNYEEALTRRDSLTNDWYNCSAHMLWIGDRTRELDGAHIEYFRGIKNPIGCKVGPSMKEDELIKLIDALNPENEAGRLNLIVRMGNEKIADNFPNLLRKVKSEGKNVLWSSDPMHGNTIKTDNGYKTRDFEAILGEVKQFFQIHKAEGTYAGGIHLEMTGQNVTECTGSSSSAITAEGLASRYHTQCDPRLNADQALELSFMIAETLKEARS; encoded by the coding sequence ATAATGAAAGCTTGGAATCCGAATAGCTGGAGAGATTTCCCAATCAAACAGCAACCAACTTACAATGATTTAGATAAATTAAAAAAAGTTGAGACTGAATTAGCTTCTTATCCCCCTTTAATTTTTGCGGAAGAGGCTAGAAATTTAAAAGCTCAATTAGCAGATGTTGTAAATGGAAAATCTTTTCTTTTACAAGGTGGAGATTGTGCTGAGTCATTTACTTCGTTTAATGCAAACAATATAAAAGATTTATTTAAAGTAATGATGCAAATGGCTGTAGTTTTAACTTTCTCTGGTGGTTGTCCAGTTGTTAAAGTAGGTCGTGTAGCAGGTCAATTTGCAAAGCCAAGAAGTGCAGATTTTGAAGAGATAAATGGAATAGCATTACCTTCATATAGAGGTGATATTGTTAATAATATTGATTTTACAGAAAAAGATAGAATACCAAAAGCAAAAAAACTTTTAAAAGCTTACAATCAAAGTGCAGCAACACTAAATCTTTTAAGAGCTTTTGCAAGAGGTGGAATGGCTGATTTAAGTAAAGTGCATTCATGGAACCTTGATTTCGTAAAAGATAATAGATTAGGTGAAATGTATGAGCAATTAGCTAATAAAATCTCTGAAACTTTAGATTTTATGCAAGCATGTGGAATTACTGCTGGAAATACAGCTCAATTAAGAGAAACAGTTTTATATACTTCTCATGAAGCTCTATTATTAAACTATGAAGAGGCTCTAACAAGAAGAGATTCTCTAACAAATGATTGGTATAACTGTTCAGCACATATGTTATGGATAGGGGATAGAACAAGAGAACTTGATGGGGCTCATATTGAATACTTTAGAGGTATTAAAAACCCTATTGGTTGTAAAGTTGGTCCTTCTATGAAAGAGGATGAACTAATTAAATTAATCGATGCTCTAAATCCAGAAAATGAAGCTGGAAGATTAAACCTTATTGTTAGAATGGGTAATGAAAAAATAGCAGACAATTTCCCTAATTTACTTAGAAAAGTAAAAAGTGAAGGTAAAAATGTATTATGGTCATCTGACCCAATGCATGGAAATACAATCAAGACGGACAATGGTTATAAAACAAGAGATTTTGAAGCTATTTTAGGAGAAGTAAAACAATTCTTCCAAATTCATAAAGCAGAGGGAACTTATGCAGGTGGTATTCACCTTGAAATGACAGGACAAAATGTAACAGAGTGTACAGGAAGTTCAAGTTCAGCAATTACAGCTGAAGGTCTAGCAAGTAGATATCATACTCAATGTGACCCAAGATTAAATGCTGACCAAGCATTAGAATTATCATTTATGATTGCTGAAACATTAAAAGAAGCGAGATCTTAA
- a CDS encoding transaldolase, which produces MSLKEDINYSLWCDFIERDFLENRFQDIIRNEVIHGATSNPAIFESSITNSAAYDQQLQMLKANEPKTIYEELAVSDIRRAAELLNDLYLTDNNDGFISIEVDPTLCDDAKGTIEEGMRLNSLIAADNVMIKVPATQAGYEAMKELTSAGIHVNATLIFSPEQAIKCAEALDAGIKASNKDIKAVISVFVSRLDRMCDNKMISKGLETAKLGIINATKCYHEVEKFKNKNIRTLFASTGVKGDELPASYYIDTLIYPNSVNTAPLATIEDWLENGKKTPSKIISEEDCNKYFKTLESKDINVNEVYTQLLNDGLESFKDSFADLLNKLAKKAD; this is translated from the coding sequence ATGAGTTTAAAAGAAGATATAAATTACTCTTTATGGTGTGATTTTATAGAAAGAGATTTTTTAGAAAATAGATTTCAAGATATTATTAGAAATGAAGTAATTCATGGAGCAACTTCTAATCCAGCAATTTTTGAATCTTCAATTACAAATTCAGCTGCTTATGACCAACAACTTCAAATGTTAAAAGCAAATGAACCAAAAACAATTTATGAGGAATTAGCAGTTTCTGATATTAGAAGAGCTGCTGAGCTTTTAAATGATTTATATTTAACTGATAATAATGATGGGTTTATCTCTATTGAAGTTGACCCAACACTTTGTGATGATGCAAAAGGTACTATTGAAGAGGGAATGAGATTAAATTCATTAATTGCCGCAGATAATGTAATGATAAAAGTTCCTGCAACCCAAGCTGGATATGAAGCAATGAAAGAGCTTACAAGTGCTGGTATTCATGTAAATGCAACTCTTATTTTTTCTCCTGAACAAGCAATTAAATGTGCAGAAGCTTTAGATGCGGGTATTAAAGCTTCTAATAAAGATATTAAAGCAGTAATCTCTGTTTTTGTTTCAAGACTTGATAGAATGTGTGATAATAAAATGATTTCAAAAGGTTTAGAAACTGCTAAACTTGGAATTATCAATGCAACTAAATGTTACCATGAAGTTGAAAAATTTAAAAATAAAAATATAAGAACACTATTTGCAAGTACAGGTGTAAAAGGTGATGAGTTACCTGCAAGTTATTATATTGATACTTTAATCTATCCAAATTCTGTAAATACTGCACCTTTAGCTACTATTGAAGATTGGTTAGAAAATGGTAAAAAAACTCCTTCTAAAATTATTAGTGAAGAAGATTGCAATAAGTATTTCAAAACATTAGAATCAAAAGATATTAATGTAAATGAAGTTTATACACAATTATTAAATGATGGCTTAGAATCATTTAAAGACTCTTTCGCTGATTTATTAAACAAACTTGCAAAAAAAGCAGATTAA